In Malus sylvestris chromosome 15, drMalSylv7.2, whole genome shotgun sequence, a single genomic region encodes these proteins:
- the LOC126602354 gene encoding G2/mitotic-specific cyclin-2-like isoform X2 — translation MAVSNENRSSLIRPTNMRGGLCAGKRGQQQIRQTRRVFGVINQSLLGAPAYPCVVNKRPFSQTHEVYEKKQADPAHRPITRKSAAQISTQQSCFKEVKISKVPNTTATATNSTGFGDCTSIFVDDEFKSPEEQAEAMPEDAEPMFLEQAEPVPEEANDAEEVEMVDIVEEPIVDIDGSDLKNPLAVVDYVEDLYAYYRRMEGFSCVPPDYMEQHCDINEKMRAILIDWLIEVQDKFELLKETLFLTVNLIDRFLSQRTVVRKKLQLVGLVAMLLACKYEEVSAPIVGDLILISDKAYTRQEVLEMENLMLNTLQFNMSVATPYVFMSRFLKAAQSDKKIELLSFFLIELSLVEYQMLKFPPSLLAAAAVYTAQCTLFGFKQWSRTCEWHANYSEEQLLECSSLMVGFHQKASTGRLTGVHRKYSTSKFGHIATSEPAKFLLQTKQL, via the exons ATGGCTGTTTCTAATGAGAACCGTTCTAGTCTGATCAGACCCACAAATATGCGAG GAGGACTATGTGCCGGAAAGCGTGGACAGCAGCAGATTAGGCAGACCAGGAGGGTTTTTGGAGTCATTAATCAGAGTTTGTTAGGAGCTCCAGCATACCCTTGTGTTGTTAACAAGAGACCCTTTTCGCA AACACATGAAGTTTATGAGAAGAAACAGGCAGATCCAGCGCACAGACCAATCACAAG gAAGTCTGCTGCACAAATTAGCACTCAGCAATCTTGTTTCAAG GAAGTTAAGATCTCCAAGGTGCCAAACACAACAGCTACAGCCACCAACTCAACTGGTTTTGGAGATTGCACTAGTATATTCGTAGATGACGAATTCAAGTCCCCTGAAGAGCAAGCAGAAGCAATGCCGGAGGATGCAGAGCCCATGTTTTTAGAACAAGCAGAACCAGTGCCGGAGGAAGCAAACGATGCG GAGGAGGTTGAAATGGTGGACATTGTGGAAGAGCCGATTGTGGACATTGATGGCAGCGATTTGAAGAATCCGCTTGCAGTTGTAGACTATGTTGAGGATCTCTATGCTTACTACAGGAGAATGGAG GGTTTTAGCTGTGTCCCACCTGACTATATGGAGCAACATTGTGACATCAATGAGAAGATGAGGGCTATACTAATTGACTGGCTTATTGAG GTGCAGGACAAGTTTGAGCTGTTGAAGGAGACATTGTTTCTTACTGTGAATCTCATCGATAGATTTTTATCCCAGCGTACGGTTGTAAGAAAGAAACTTCAGTTGGTTGGTCTGGTTGCCATGCTTTTAGCATGCAAGTATGAGGAAGTTTCTGCTCCTATCGTCGGGGATTTGATTCTCATATCGGATAAGGCTTACACAAGGCAGGAAGTCCTGGAAATG GAGAACTTGATGCTCAACACATTGCAGTTTAACATGTCAGTAGCAACGCCGTATGTTTTCATGAGTAGATTCCTCAAGGCTGCTCAATCCGACAAGAAG ATTGAACTGCTATCGTTCTTCTTGATCGAGCTCTCTCTTGTGGAGTACCAAATGCTGAAGTTTCCACCATCTTTGTTAGCTGCTGCTGCAGTCTACACTGCTCAGTGCACTCTTTTCGGGTTCAAGCAGTGGAGCAGAACCTGCGAGTGGCACGCAAACTACTCAGAAGAACAGCTCTT AGAGTGCTCAAGTTTGATGGTGGGATTCCACCAGAAGGCGTCGACGGGGAGACTGACAGGGGTGCACAGGAAGTACAGTACTTCCAAGTTTGGGCACATTGCAACTTCAGAACCAGCAAAGTTTCTGCTGCAGACTAAACAACTATAG
- the LOC126602354 gene encoding G2/mitotic-specific cyclin-2-like isoform X1, with amino-acid sequence MAVSNENRSSLIRPTNMRGGLCAGKRGQQQIRQTRRVFGVINQSLLGAPAYPCVVNKRPFSQTHEVYEKKQADPAHRPITRKSAAQISTQQSCFKEVKISKVPNTTATATNSTGFGDCTSIFVDDEFKSPEEQAEAMPEDAEPMFLEQAEPVPEEANDAEEVEMVDIVEEPIVDIDGSDLKNPLAVVDYVEDLYAYYRRMEGFSCVPPDYMEQHCDINEKMRAILIDWLIEVQDKFELLKETLFLTVNLIDRFLSQRTVVRKKLQLVGLVAMLLACKYEEVSAPIVGDLILISDKAYTRQEVLEMVIRCSFFGRISLTVSHTMEIKLLLEALVLIFLPFVQENLMLNTLQFNMSVATPYVFMSRFLKAAQSDKKIELLSFFLIELSLVEYQMLKFPPSLLAAAAVYTAQCTLFGFKQWSRTCEWHANYSEEQLLECSSLMVGFHQKASTGRLTGVHRKYSTSKFGHIATSEPAKFLLQTKQL; translated from the exons ATGGCTGTTTCTAATGAGAACCGTTCTAGTCTGATCAGACCCACAAATATGCGAG GAGGACTATGTGCCGGAAAGCGTGGACAGCAGCAGATTAGGCAGACCAGGAGGGTTTTTGGAGTCATTAATCAGAGTTTGTTAGGAGCTCCAGCATACCCTTGTGTTGTTAACAAGAGACCCTTTTCGCA AACACATGAAGTTTATGAGAAGAAACAGGCAGATCCAGCGCACAGACCAATCACAAG gAAGTCTGCTGCACAAATTAGCACTCAGCAATCTTGTTTCAAG GAAGTTAAGATCTCCAAGGTGCCAAACACAACAGCTACAGCCACCAACTCAACTGGTTTTGGAGATTGCACTAGTATATTCGTAGATGACGAATTCAAGTCCCCTGAAGAGCAAGCAGAAGCAATGCCGGAGGATGCAGAGCCCATGTTTTTAGAACAAGCAGAACCAGTGCCGGAGGAAGCAAACGATGCG GAGGAGGTTGAAATGGTGGACATTGTGGAAGAGCCGATTGTGGACATTGATGGCAGCGATTTGAAGAATCCGCTTGCAGTTGTAGACTATGTTGAGGATCTCTATGCTTACTACAGGAGAATGGAG GGTTTTAGCTGTGTCCCACCTGACTATATGGAGCAACATTGTGACATCAATGAGAAGATGAGGGCTATACTAATTGACTGGCTTATTGAG GTGCAGGACAAGTTTGAGCTGTTGAAGGAGACATTGTTTCTTACTGTGAATCTCATCGATAGATTTTTATCCCAGCGTACGGTTGTAAGAAAGAAACTTCAGTTGGTTGGTCTGGTTGCCATGCTTTTAGCATGCAAGTATGAGGAAGTTTCTGCTCCTATCGTCGGGGATTTGATTCTCATATCGGATAAGGCTTACACAAGGCAGGAAGTCCTGGAAATGGTAATTCGTTGTTCTTTCTTTGGTCGAATATCCTTAACGGTTTCGCATACTATGGAAATAAAGTTACTTCTTGAAGCGCTAGTTCTaatctttcttccctttgtgcAGGAGAACTTGATGCTCAACACATTGCAGTTTAACATGTCAGTAGCAACGCCGTATGTTTTCATGAGTAGATTCCTCAAGGCTGCTCAATCCGACAAGAAG ATTGAACTGCTATCGTTCTTCTTGATCGAGCTCTCTCTTGTGGAGTACCAAATGCTGAAGTTTCCACCATCTTTGTTAGCTGCTGCTGCAGTCTACACTGCTCAGTGCACTCTTTTCGGGTTCAAGCAGTGGAGCAGAACCTGCGAGTGGCACGCAAACTACTCAGAAGAACAGCTCTT AGAGTGCTCAAGTTTGATGGTGGGATTCCACCAGAAGGCGTCGACGGGGAGACTGACAGGGGTGCACAGGAAGTACAGTACTTCCAAGTTTGGGCACATTGCAACTTCAGAACCAGCAAAGTTTCTGCTGCAGACTAAACAACTATAG